One genomic segment of Micromonospora sp. WMMC415 includes these proteins:
- a CDS encoding PRC-barrel domain-containing protein has translation MERLDPRTTHGTPDPLVTGGQGAFPGGTPGGTFDPWSYRDDAGLIGADLVDYKVEASDGSIGKVDRSSHEVNSSYLVVDTGPWIFGKKVMIPAGTVNHVDHDERKVYVDRSKDQIKAAPEFDETADTDPAYRDKLGGYYGDTYSAIPPGTAR, from the coding sequence ATGGAGCGGCTCGACCCTCGAACGACCCACGGGACGCCGGACCCGCTCGTGACCGGCGGTCAGGGCGCCTTCCCGGGCGGCACGCCCGGCGGCACCTTCGACCCCTGGAGCTACCGGGACGACGCCGGTTTGATCGGCGCCGACCTGGTGGACTACAAGGTCGAGGCGAGTGACGGCAGCATCGGCAAGGTGGACCGGTCCAGCCACGAGGTCAACTCCAGCTACCTCGTTGTCGACACCGGCCCGTGGATCTTCGGCAAGAAGGTCATGATCCCTGCCGGCACCGTCAACCACGTCGACCACGACGAGCGGAAGGTCTACGTCGACCGGAGCAAGGACCAGATCAAGGCCGCGCCCGAGTTCGACGAGACCGCCGACACCGACCCGGCATACCGGGACAAGCTCGGTGGTTACTACGGCGACACGTACTCGGCCATCCCGCCGGGTACCGCCAGGTGA
- a CDS encoding branched-chain amino acid aminotransferase, with product MSGGDKLDFEIRPNPAPVSAADRAALLANPGFGRVFTDHMVTIRYADGKGWYDARVEARAPIPMDPAAAVLHYAQEIFEGMKAYRSGDGGVTMFRPYANAARFAASARRMAMPTLPEETFVDSLHRLIEVDREWIPEGEDGSLYLRPFMFASEVFLGVRPANEYLYAVIASPVGAYFSGGVRPVTVWVSPDYTRAAPGGTGAAKCGGNYAASLVAQAEAIEHGCDQVVFLDAVERRFVDELGGMNVFFVYDDGTLVTPPLTGTILPGITRESVLALAAGAGHRVEERPVTFADWQADAASGRLREVFACGTAAVITPIGTVRFPDGEFLIGGGEPGRVTMALRQQLVDIQRGNAPDPHDWVHRVF from the coding sequence ATGAGCGGTGGTGACAAGCTCGACTTCGAGATCCGTCCGAATCCCGCGCCGGTATCCGCCGCCGACCGGGCCGCACTGCTGGCCAACCCCGGCTTCGGGCGGGTCTTCACCGACCACATGGTCACCATCCGCTACGCCGACGGCAAGGGCTGGTACGACGCCCGGGTGGAGGCGCGGGCGCCGATCCCGATGGACCCGGCCGCCGCCGTCCTGCACTACGCGCAGGAGATCTTCGAGGGGATGAAGGCGTACCGGAGCGGCGACGGTGGGGTGACGATGTTCCGCCCGTACGCCAACGCGGCCCGGTTCGCCGCGTCCGCCCGGCGGATGGCGATGCCCACGCTGCCCGAGGAGACCTTCGTCGACTCGCTGCACCGGCTCATCGAGGTCGACCGCGAGTGGATCCCGGAGGGCGAGGACGGCAGCCTCTACCTGCGACCGTTCATGTTCGCCAGCGAGGTGTTCCTCGGTGTCCGCCCCGCCAACGAGTACCTGTACGCGGTCATCGCCTCCCCGGTCGGGGCGTACTTCTCGGGTGGGGTCCGGCCGGTGACGGTCTGGGTCTCGCCGGACTACACGCGGGCGGCACCGGGCGGCACCGGCGCGGCGAAGTGCGGCGGCAACTACGCCGCCTCGCTGGTCGCGCAGGCGGAGGCGATCGAGCACGGCTGTGACCAGGTCGTCTTCCTGGACGCGGTGGAGCGCCGGTTCGTCGACGAGCTGGGCGGCATGAACGTCTTCTTCGTCTACGACGACGGCACGCTGGTCACTCCGCCGCTGACCGGCACGATCCTGCCCGGCATCACCCGGGAGTCGGTGCTCGCCCTGGCCGCCGGCGCGGGGCACCGGGTGGAGGAGCGGCCGGTCACCTTCGCGGACTGGCAGGCCGACGCGGCCAGCGGCCGGCTGCGCGAGGTGTTCGCCTGCGGCACCGCCGCCGTGATCACCCCGATCGGCACGGTCCGCTTCCCGGACGGCGAGTTCCTCATCGGTGGCGGGGAGCCGGGCCGGGTGACGATGGCCCTGCGCCAGCAGCTGGTCGACATCCAGCGCGGCAACGCCCCCGACCCGCACGACTGGGTCCACCGCGTGTTCTGA
- the cimA gene encoding citramalate synthase yields MTFQVYDTTLRDGAQREGLSYSVVDKLAVARLLDEFGVGFIEGGWPGAVPKDTEFFRRARTELDLRHAVLVAFGATRRAGVAVAEDPQVRGLLDAETPAIALVAKADLRHVERALRTTAKENLAMIHDTVAHLVAEGRRVFVDGEHFFDGYRHDPAYTAGVVEAALAAGAERFVLCDTNGGMLPSHVTAAIADLTDRIGVAPDLLGIHCQNDTACAVANTIAAVEAGVRHVQGTANGYGERPGNADIFAVVANLQLKLGLPVLPAGCLEQMVRVSHAIAEIANIAPDTHQAYVGAAAFAHKAGLHASAIKVDPLLYNHVDPQVVGNDMRILVTEMAGRASVELKSRELGLDLAGHPETLTRVTNRVKELEAGGWSFEAADASFELLVRSELPDAAPARPFALESYRVLVEHREDGAVVSEATVKIRVRGERVIATAEGNGPVNALDEALRVGLAKHYPELRDFELADYKVRILEGSHGTGAVTRVLVETSDGAGRDWTTVGVHPNVVEASWHALVDALTYGLDRARV; encoded by the coding sequence ATGACGTTCCAGGTCTACGACACGACCTTGCGCGACGGCGCCCAGCGCGAGGGGCTCAGCTACTCGGTGGTGGACAAGCTCGCGGTGGCCCGGCTGCTCGACGAGTTCGGGGTCGGCTTCATCGAGGGCGGATGGCCGGGCGCCGTGCCCAAGGACACGGAGTTCTTCCGCCGGGCGCGTACCGAACTCGACCTGAGGCACGCGGTGCTGGTCGCGTTCGGCGCCACCCGCCGCGCCGGGGTGGCCGTCGCCGAGGACCCGCAGGTACGCGGCCTGCTGGACGCGGAGACCCCGGCGATCGCCCTGGTCGCCAAGGCCGACCTGCGGCACGTGGAGCGGGCGCTGCGGACCACCGCCAAGGAGAACCTGGCGATGATCCACGACACGGTGGCGCACCTGGTGGCCGAGGGGCGGCGGGTGTTCGTCGACGGCGAGCACTTCTTCGACGGCTACCGGCACGACCCGGCGTACACGGCGGGGGTCGTCGAGGCCGCGCTCGCCGCGGGCGCCGAGCGTTTCGTCCTCTGCGACACCAACGGCGGCATGCTGCCCTCCCACGTCACGGCCGCCATCGCCGACCTCACCGACCGGATCGGCGTCGCCCCCGACCTGCTCGGCATCCACTGCCAGAACGACACCGCCTGCGCGGTGGCCAACACCATCGCCGCGGTGGAGGCGGGCGTACGGCACGTCCAGGGCACCGCCAACGGGTACGGCGAGCGCCCCGGCAACGCCGACATCTTCGCCGTCGTGGCGAACCTCCAGCTCAAGCTCGGGCTGCCGGTCCTACCGGCGGGCTGCCTCGAGCAGATGGTGCGGGTCTCCCACGCCATCGCCGAGATCGCCAACATCGCCCCCGACACCCACCAGGCGTACGTCGGGGCCGCCGCCTTCGCCCACAAGGCGGGGCTGCACGCGAGCGCGATCAAGGTGGATCCGCTGCTCTACAACCACGTGGACCCACAGGTGGTGGGCAACGACATGCGGATCCTCGTCACCGAGATGGCCGGCCGGGCCAGTGTCGAGCTCAAGAGCCGAGAGCTGGGCCTGGACCTGGCCGGCCATCCGGAGACCCTGACCCGGGTCACCAACCGGGTGAAGGAACTGGAGGCCGGCGGCTGGTCCTTCGAGGCCGCCGACGCCTCGTTCGAGCTGCTGGTCCGCTCCGAGCTGCCGGACGCGGCGCCCGCGCGGCCGTTCGCGCTGGAGTCGTACCGGGTGCTGGTCGAGCACCGCGAGGACGGCGCGGTCGTCTCCGAGGCGACGGTCAAGATCCGCGTACGCGGGGAGCGAGTGATCGCCACCGCGGAGGGGAACGGCCCGGTCAACGCGCTCGACGAGGCGCTGCGCGTCGGCCTGGCGAAGCACTACCCGGAACTGCGCGACTTCGAGCTCGCCGACTACAAGGTGCGGATCCTGGAGGGTAGCCACGGCACCGGCGCGGTGACCCGGGTGCTGGTGGAGACCTCCGACGGCGCCGGCCGTGACTGGACCACCGTCGGGGTGCACCCGAACGTGGTGGAGGCCAGCTGGCACGCCCTCGTCGACGCCCTCACGTACGGGCTGGACCGGGCGCGGGTGTGA
- a CDS encoding carboxymuconolactone decarboxylase family protein: MGLDAVKAALPEYAKDIKLNLGSTIGTSTLKPEQAWGTALACAVAARNAVVLKEVAEEAAAHLGPDAVEAAKGAAAIMAMNNVYYRAKHLIGDEQYQSIPARLRMQIIARPGVEKADFELWCLAVSAITGCGVCLESHEKTLRAAGFSREQVHEGLRIAAVVHAAAVTLDAEAALA; the protein is encoded by the coding sequence ATGGGTCTGGACGCGGTGAAGGCGGCTCTTCCCGAGTACGCCAAGGACATCAAGCTGAACCTGGGCTCGACCATCGGCACCTCCACGCTCAAGCCGGAACAGGCCTGGGGCACCGCCCTGGCCTGCGCCGTCGCGGCGCGCAACGCGGTGGTGCTGAAGGAGGTCGCCGAGGAGGCCGCCGCTCACCTGGGGCCGGATGCGGTCGAGGCGGCCAAGGGCGCCGCCGCGATCATGGCGATGAACAACGTCTACTACCGGGCCAAGCACCTGATCGGCGACGAGCAGTACCAGTCGATCCCGGCGCGGTTGCGGATGCAGATCATCGCGCGGCCGGGCGTGGAGAAGGCCGACTTCGAGCTGTGGTGCCTCGCCGTCTCTGCGATCACCGGCTGCGGTGTCTGCCTCGAGTCGCACGAGAAGACCCTGCGCGCCGCCGGCTTCAGCCGTGAGCAGGTGCACGAGGGCCTGCGCATCGCCGCGGTCGTGCACGCCGCCGCGGTCACCCTCGACGCCGAGGCCGCGCTCGCCTGA
- a CDS encoding 3-isopropylmalate dehydrogenase → MARIAVVAGDGIGPEVVAQARKVVDAVLPGVAATEYDLGAARYHRTGEVLPDSVLDELAGHDAILLGAVGDPTVPPGVLERGLLLKLRFAFDQYVNLRPSRLWPGTAGPLGGVKPGEVDLVVVREGTEGLYAGAGGSLHRGTPAEIATEESLNTRHGVERVIRDAFARARRRERRKVTLVHKTNVLTHAGSLWGRTFETVAAEHPDVATEYQHVDAAAMFLVTQPQRYDVVVTDNLFGDILTDIAAAVTGGIGLAASGSINPEGAYPSMFEPVHGSAPDIAGRGVADPVAAVLSAALLLDQLGHAEEAARITAAVGAELAARTPGVPVRTDEVGDRLAAYATA, encoded by the coding sequence GTGGCACGGATCGCGGTGGTGGCCGGGGACGGCATCGGCCCTGAGGTGGTCGCGCAGGCCCGCAAGGTCGTCGACGCGGTGCTTCCCGGCGTGGCGGCCACCGAGTACGACCTCGGTGCCGCCCGTTACCACCGCACCGGCGAGGTGCTGCCCGACTCGGTGCTCGACGAGCTGGCCGGGCACGACGCCATCCTGCTGGGTGCCGTCGGCGACCCGACCGTCCCGCCCGGTGTGCTGGAACGCGGTCTGCTGCTCAAGCTGCGCTTCGCCTTCGACCAGTACGTGAACCTGCGCCCGTCGCGGCTCTGGCCCGGCACGGCCGGCCCGCTCGGCGGCGTCAAGCCCGGCGAGGTCGACCTGGTCGTGGTCCGCGAGGGCACTGAGGGCCTGTACGCGGGCGCCGGCGGCAGCCTGCACCGGGGCACCCCCGCGGAGATCGCCACCGAGGAGAGCCTCAACACCCGGCACGGAGTGGAGCGGGTGATCCGGGACGCGTTCGCCCGCGCCCGCCGGCGCGAGCGGCGCAAGGTGACCCTCGTGCACAAGACCAACGTGCTCACCCACGCGGGATCGCTGTGGGGGCGGACCTTCGAGACGGTCGCCGCCGAGCACCCCGACGTGGCGACGGAGTACCAGCACGTCGACGCCGCCGCGATGTTTTTGGTGACCCAGCCCCAGCGGTACGACGTGGTGGTCACCGACAACCTGTTCGGTGACATCCTCACCGACATCGCCGCCGCGGTCACCGGCGGCATCGGGCTCGCGGCCAGCGGCAGCATCAACCCCGAGGGCGCGTACCCGTCGATGTTCGAGCCGGTGCACGGCTCCGCGCCGGACATCGCCGGTCGCGGTGTGGCCGACCCGGTGGCGGCGGTGCTCTCCGCCGCCCTCCTGCTCGACCAGCTCGGCCACGCCGAGGAGGCGGCCCGGATCACCGCCGCCGTCGGCGCGGAGCTGGCCGCGCGGACGCCCGGCGTACCGGTACGCACCGACGAGGTCGGCGACCGGCTGGCCGCGTACGCGACCGCCTGA
- a CDS encoding tyrosine-protein phosphatase, with translation MDAIEVTRFSTLFNFRDIGGAVGHDGRAVRRGRLFRSDSPHRLDDADREALAALGVRTVLDLRRPYEVERDGRIPDLDGLTWRHIHPEHAEWSDNPYRPGADLARYLADRYADLAQTGTAGLGEAVGLIADDVNAPVLVHCVAGKDRTGIVCGLTLAVLGVADADIAADYALSTEAGEKFMAWFRSTGQQVRPGLPPLTCPEEAMLLFLAELREGYGSVEGYLRHAGVTEAQLDTLRNHLLE, from the coding sequence GTGGACGCAATCGAGGTCACCCGTTTCTCCACCCTCTTCAACTTCCGCGACATCGGCGGGGCGGTCGGCCACGACGGCCGCGCCGTCCGCCGGGGCCGGCTCTTCCGGTCCGACTCACCGCACCGACTCGACGACGCCGACCGGGAGGCGTTGGCCGCCCTCGGGGTACGGACGGTGCTCGACCTGCGCCGCCCGTACGAGGTGGAGCGCGACGGCCGGATTCCCGACCTGGACGGCCTGACCTGGCGGCACATCCACCCCGAGCACGCCGAGTGGAGCGACAACCCGTACCGGCCCGGAGCCGACCTGGCCCGCTACCTCGCCGACCGGTACGCGGACCTGGCGCAGACCGGCACCGCCGGGCTGGGCGAGGCCGTCGGGCTGATCGCCGACGACGTCAACGCGCCGGTGCTGGTGCATTGTGTGGCCGGCAAGGACCGCACCGGCATCGTCTGCGGCCTCACGCTCGCCGTGCTCGGCGTCGCCGACGCCGACATCGCGGCGGACTACGCCCTGAGCACCGAGGCCGGCGAGAAGTTCATGGCCTGGTTCAGGTCGACCGGGCAGCAAGTGCGGCCGGGGCTGCCGCCGCTCACCTGCCCCGAGGAGGCGATGCTGCTGTTCCTCGCCGAGCTCCGCGAGGGGTACGGCTCGGTCGAGGGGTACCTGCGGCACGCGGGCGTCACCGAAGCGCAGCTCGACACCCTCCGCAACCACCTGCTGGAGTAG
- a CDS encoding peroxiredoxin, whose product MLTVGDHFPEYELTACVSLDADKAFETINHKSYEGKWRVVFFWPKDFTFICPTEIAEFGRLNGEFADRDAQVLGVSVDNEFVHYAWRKDHPDLRDLPFPMLSDIKRELTAACGVLGEDGVAQRATFIVDPDNEIQFAMVTAGSVGRNVSEVLRVLDALQTDELCPCNWNKGGETLDATALLAGAGA is encoded by the coding sequence GTGCTCACTGTCGGTGACCACTTCCCCGAGTACGAACTCACCGCCTGCGTGTCGCTCGACGCCGACAAGGCGTTCGAGACGATCAACCACAAGTCCTACGAGGGCAAGTGGCGCGTCGTATTCTTCTGGCCGAAGGACTTCACGTTCATCTGCCCGACCGAGATCGCCGAGTTCGGCCGCCTCAACGGCGAGTTCGCCGACCGGGACGCCCAGGTCCTCGGTGTGTCGGTCGACAACGAGTTCGTCCACTACGCGTGGCGCAAGGACCACCCGGACCTGCGGGACCTGCCCTTCCCGATGCTGAGCGACATCAAGCGTGAGCTGACCGCCGCGTGCGGCGTCCTCGGCGAGGACGGCGTAGCGCAGCGGGCGACCTTCATCGTCGACCCCGACAACGAGATCCAGTTCGCCATGGTGACCGCCGGCTCCGTCGGCCGGAACGTCTCCGAGGTGCTGCGGGTGCTCGACGCGCTCCAGACGGACGAACTGTGCCCGTGCAACTGGAACAAGGGCGGCGAGACCCTCGACGCCACCGCGCTCCTCGCCGGCGCCGGGGCCTGA